The Primulina eburnea isolate SZY01 chromosome 13, ASM2296580v1, whole genome shotgun sequence genome includes a region encoding these proteins:
- the LOC140809254 gene encoding uncharacterized protein — MAASVSVDMATVFLGLAKHRFSPISTIGTSLSVCKNRSKIVAHASRSLLTSSANAESFNYRIVYSPIKRFARRFTVSASTTSQTEDADVLTKIPPDNRIPATIITGFLGSGKTTLLNHILTADHGKRIAVIENEYGEVDIDGSLVAAKAAGAEEIMMLNNGCLCCTVRGDLVRMISELVRKKRDKFDHIVIETTGLANPAPIIQTFYAEDQIFNDVKLDGVVTLVDAKFAGVHLDEVKPKGVVNEAVEQIAYADRIIVNKTDLVDETEIASLVERIKNINRMAQLKRTKYGNVNLDYVLGIGGFDLERIESAVDTDHSSEDHVGHSHDHDHHHQHDHHNHDHGHEHEHKHEHHDDHTHDPGVSSVSIVCEGVLDLEKANIWLGTLLLERSEDIYRMKGLLSVDGMNERFVFQGVHDIFQGSPDRLWGPDEPRINKIVFIGKNLDAKELEKGFKDCLLYSKDLGLLG, encoded by the exons ATGGCGGCATCAGTCTCCGTAGACATGGCTACAGTCTTCTTGGGATTAGCTAAACACCGGTTTTCTCCAATTTCCACTATCGGTACATCTCTTTCTGTTTGCAAAAACAGGTCCAAGATTGTTGCTCACGCCTCCCGCAGTCTCTTGACAAGCTCGGCAAATGCCGAATCCTTCAATTATAGAATCGTTTACTCCCCAATAAAGCGGTTCGCTCGCCGGTTCACAGTCTCTGCCTCCACCACTTCACAAACAGAGGATGCTGATGTTCTGACTAAAATCCCACCTGATAATAGAATACCGGCTACAATTATCACTGGTTTTTTGGGTTCTGGAAag ACAACCTTGTTAAACCACATATTGACTGCCGATCACGGGAAACGAATTGCTGTAATCGAGAATGAG TATGGTGAAGTTGACATTGATGGTTCTCTGGTTGCGGCAAAAGCTGCTGGAGCTGAGGAAAttatgatgctcaacaatgggTGTCTATGTTGCACTGTTAGGGGTGATCTGGTCAGGATGATTTCGGAACTGGTCCGTAAAAAGAGAGACAAATTCGATCATATTGTTATTGAAACAACAG GATTAGCGAATCCAGCCCCGATAATTCAGACATTTTATGCTGAGGATCAGATCTTTAATGATGTTAAATTAGATGGAGTGGTCACACTGGTTGATGCTAAATTTGCTGGTGTGCATCTTGATGAAGTTAAGCCTAAAGGTGTAGTCAATGAGGCGGTAGAGCAAATTGCTTATGCCGACCGCATTATAGTAAACAAG ACTGATCTTGTTGATGAAACAGAGATTGCTTCTCTAGTCGAGAGGATAAAG AACATTAATCGAATGGCTCAGTTAAAGCGAACGAAGTATGGGAATGTTAATTTGGATTATGTCCTTGGTATAGGAGGTTTTGACTTAGAAAG AATCGAAAGTGCTGTTGACACTGATCATTCATCGGAGGATCATGTTGGTCACAGCCATGATCACGATCACCATCACCAACATGATCATCATAACCACGATCATGGGCATGAACATGAGCACAAACATG AACATCATGATGATCACACTCATGACCCCGGTGTTTCTTCAGTCAGCATAGTTTGTGAAGGTGTTTTGGACCTCGAAAAG GCCAACATCTGGTTGGGTACCCTTTTGTTAGAAAGAAGTGAAGATATATATCGAATGAAAGGTCTTCTATCAGTCGATGGAATGAACGAGAGATTTGTTTTTCAG GGAGTTCATGACATATTCCAAGGCTCTCCTGATCGGTTATGGGGCCCGGACGAGCCAAGAATAAACAAGATTGTATTCATTGGGAAGAACCTTGATGCCAAGGAATTAGAGAAGGGCTTTAAGGACTGTTTACTTTATTCCAAAGATCTTGGATTACTAGGTTGA
- the LOC140810369 gene encoding uncharacterized protein, whose protein sequence is MIDAASGGALINKTPQEARALISNMAANAQQFGTRQDNPPRQVNEVSVTPIDQKLDSLTSLLEKLVVGQVQQAKACGTCAMVGHSTDTCPTLQEDPTQQVNAIGGFPGQPQHRYDPYSNRYNPGWKDRPNFSYKNQGGQQGYPQQIFHKYPSPAQASNSGNIPSQTVVIPRENVSTITLRNCKELDAQEIGVQASIKQKEENEIKVEDKIINQDDAPKGKFSPLFEYKTIPPFPLALNRKCESIKELNDTLCRGEVNIPSLDVIKPVPHCAKILKELCTTKKRHKFKGCKKEKIGEHVFAVIQKTIPIKCSDPGMFSIPCTIGDIRLEKAMLDLGASINVMPDSVYNYLELGPLTETGIVIQLADRSTVYPRGVIEDVLVKVEILVFPADFYVLDMENDDLNSQILLGRPFLKTSKSVINVNSGTITMEFDGEIAKFNIYDTVKYPHSESTINTLYIANHLSQENSKFVDKNDLEEIIERHVENSNTIFSLSDSQISKIAQKLPPDRPKHVLIKKGGNIQGIEISKKFKENKHLLKFAMKIFKRNKVDKVTIYEPP, encoded by the exons ATGATTGATGCTGCAAGTGGAGGTGCATTGATAAACAAAACGCCTCAAGAGGCACGAGCTCTAATATCCAACATGGCCGCCAATGCACAACAGTTTGGAACTAGACAAGATAACCCTCCACGCCAAGTCAATGAGGTAAGTGTTACTCCTATCGATCAAAAGTTAGATTCTTTGACATCTCTTTTGGAAAAGTTGGTTGTAGGGCAGGTACAACAGGCCAAAGCTTGTGGCACATGTGCGATGGTTGGACATTCGACGGACACGTGCCCTACATTACAGGAAGATCCAACGCAGCAGGTTAATGCAATCGGTGGATTTCCTGGACAGCCTCAACACCGGTATGATCCGTATTCTAATAGATACAATCCAGGATGGAAAGATCGCCCAAATTTCAGCTACAAGAATCAAGGAGGTCAACAAGGATATCCACAACAAATTTTTCACAAATATCCATCACCTGCGCAAGCCTCTAACTCAG GTAATATACCTTCTCAGACAGTGGTGATTCCAAGAGAGAATGTGAGTACAATTACTTTGAGAAATTGTAAAGAATTGGATGCTCAAGAAATTGGGGTACAAGCATCAATCAAGCAAAAGGAAGAGAATGAGATAAAGGTTGAggataaaataatcaatcaaGATGATGCTCCGAAAGGTAAGTTTTCTCCTCTATTTGAGTATAAAACTATTCCCCCATTCCCTCTTGCATTGAACAGGAAATGTGAAAGTATTAAGGAGTTGAATGACACTCTTTGTAGAGGCGAGGTAAATATTCCTTCATTAGATGTTATTAAACCAGTACCTCATTGTGCTAAAATTTTAAAGGAATTGTGTACTACAAAAAAAAGACATAAGTTTAAGGGGTGTAAAAAGGAAAAGATAGGAGAACATGTTTTTGCTGTTATTCAAAAAACTATTCCTATCAAATGCAGTGATCCAGGTATGTTTTCTATCCCTTGTACTATTGGCGATATTAGACTTGAAAAGGCTATGTTGGATTTAGGTGCTTCTATCAATGTCATGCCTGATTCTGTTTATAATtatttggaacttggacctcTGACTGAAACCGGCATTGTGATTCAATTGGCTGATAGGTCCACTGTATATCCTAGAGGTGTAATTGAAGATGTTCTTGTGAAAGTTGAAATTTTGGTTTTTCCTGCTGACTTTTATGTGCTTGACATGGAAAATGATGATTTAAACAGTCAAATTTTGCTAGGAAGACCATTTTTGAAAACTTCAAAATCTGTCATAAATGTTAATAGTGGTACCATTACTATGGAATTTGATGGTGAGATTGCAAAGTTTAATATTTATGATACCGTGAAATATCCTCATAGTGAAAGCACTATTAATACTCTTTATATCGCTAATCacttgtcacaagaaaattcaaaatttgtgGATAAGAATGATTTAGAGGAGATTATTGAAAGACATGTTGAAAATTCTAATACTATATTTTCTCTCTCTGATTCGCAGATATCTAAAATTGCGCAAAAACTTCCTCCAGATCGACCCAAGCATGTACTCATAAAAAAAGGAGGAAATATCCAAGGGATAGAGATTTCCAAGAAATTCAAAGAAAACAAGcatttgctgaaatttgctatgaaaatattcaagcgGAATAAAGTGGACAAAGTGACCATTTATGAACCACCATGA